A single region of the Mycobacterium lentiflavum genome encodes:
- a CDS encoding PPE family protein: protein MDFALRPPEVNSGLMYTGPGAGSLLAAAAAWDAVATQLEITAAGYVAEITALTGLWFGPSARAMAGAAAPYAAWLHATAGQAAQTSAQAYAAAAAYEAAFAMTVPPPVIAANRARLLALIATNFFGQNTPAIAACEAEYMAMWIQDATAMCIYAADSEIASTLKHFDGSPQTTDESGRDAQANRRVGGATNPPLLTSLLPGNYGPGTYYTPNGYPITIESGGSLILQSGGGVYVDGSITIGPGSSIYVDSGGAVYVYGLLSLGPDSDLGVYSGSTFEVSNGSAVTLTSSAIYVGAGGTVEITSPTTMTNSALFTGPGVVTIGPGNVAFTDGAVTGNFSGSFYEIFNIAPGASGLGPGAGAAAPTSSSVLPPVSALTSSPGLAGTAAIQPQVDAGQLLSGIPSAAD from the coding sequence ATGGATTTTGCGTTGCGCCCACCGGAGGTCAATTCCGGACTGATGTACACCGGCCCCGGAGCCGGCTCACTGCTCGCCGCCGCGGCAGCCTGGGACGCTGTCGCGACCCAACTCGAGATCACCGCCGCCGGTTACGTCGCCGAAATCACCGCCCTGACCGGACTATGGTTCGGCCCCTCGGCCCGGGCGATGGCCGGTGCGGCCGCACCCTACGCGGCCTGGCTGCACGCCACCGCCGGCCAAGCCGCCCAAACCTCCGCCCAGGCCTACGCCGCCGCGGCCGCCTACGAAGCGGCGTTCGCGATGACCGTGCCCCCGCCGGTCATCGCCGCCAACCGGGCCCGGCTGCTGGCACTGATCGCCACCAACTTCTTCGGTCAAAACACCCCGGCCATCGCGGCATGCGAAGCCGAGTACATGGCGATGTGGATCCAAGACGCCACCGCGATGTGCATCTACGCCGCCGACTCCGAAATCGCCAGCACCCTCAAGCACTTCGACGGGTCACCACAAACCACCGACGAATCAGGACGGGACGCCCAAGCCAACCGGCGCGTCGGCGGCGCCACGAACCCGCCGCTGCTCACCTCGCTGCTTCCCGGCAACTACGGGCCCGGCACCTACTACACGCCCAACGGCTACCCCATCACCATCGAGTCGGGTGGATCCCTGATCCTTCAGTCCGGAGGCGGCGTTTACGTCGATGGCTCCATCACCATCGGTCCCGGTAGCTCGATCTACGTCGACTCCGGCGGCGCCGTCTACGTCTACGGCTTACTGAGCCTTGGCCCCGACAGCGACCTGGGCGTCTACTCCGGCAGCACCTTCGAAGTCTCGAACGGCTCCGCCGTGACCCTCACGAGCAGTGCAATCTACGTCGGCGCAGGCGGCACCGTCGAGATAACCTCGCCGACGACGATGACGAACAGCGCCTTGTTCACCGGCCCGGGCGTCGTCACGATCGGGCCCGGTAACGTCGCCTTCACCGACGGCGCCGTTACCGGCAACTTCTCCGGGTCCTTCTACGAAATCTTCAACATCGCCCCCGGTGCCAGCGGGCTCGGCCCCGGCGCGGGCGCCGCCGCCCCGACATCGTCATCGGTACTGCCCCCGGTCAGCGCCTTGACCAGCTCACCGGGCCTGGCCGGCACCGCGGCGATCCAACCCCAGGTTGACGCCGGCCAGCTCTTGAGCGGAATCCCCTCCGCAGCCGACTGA
- a CDS encoding serine hydrolase domain-containing protein, which yields MGPRKLRAVTWLVLACLVVTGCGPTSPSTPPHADSADQAKADAVMRVVGNFMTQTHLKAVIVRVTVDGKEVVTRAVGDSMTGVPATTDMHFRNGAVAISYVSTLLLKLVDQKKLSLEDRLSKWLPEFPNSGRVTLGQLAQMTSGYPDYVIGNEQFANESYANPFQQWTTQDILAQISGRPLLYEPGTNWNYAHTNYVLLGLALERATGQDMPTLLANEVLGPLGLKHTANSETAEIPWPVLHTFSSERRQSLKIPAGKPFYEESTYWNPSWTITHGAIETTNIDDMEATAVGIGSGKLLSGDSYQRMVSTALRGKTHAQPGCPTCFDQSEGYTYGLGIIVSGDWLMQNPLFSGCAGVEAYLPARKIAIAVVVTYAPEAFDDQGNYSNQADILFRKIGAVMAPNAAPPMPPGR from the coding sequence ATGGGCCCGCGCAAGCTGCGCGCTGTCACCTGGCTGGTGCTCGCTTGCCTGGTGGTGACGGGTTGTGGGCCCACGTCGCCATCGACACCCCCGCACGCCGACTCCGCGGACCAGGCCAAGGCCGATGCCGTGATGCGGGTGGTCGGAAACTTCATGACGCAGACGCACCTGAAGGCCGTGATCGTCCGCGTCACCGTGGACGGCAAAGAGGTGGTCACCCGGGCCGTCGGCGATTCGATGACCGGGGTGCCGGCCACCACCGACATGCACTTCCGCAACGGCGCGGTCGCGATCTCCTACGTGTCGACGTTGCTGCTCAAGCTGGTCGACCAGAAGAAGCTGAGCCTTGAGGATCGGTTGTCGAAATGGCTGCCCGAATTCCCCAATTCCGGACGAGTCACCCTGGGCCAACTGGCGCAGATGACATCGGGGTACCCGGATTACGTCATCGGCAACGAGCAATTCGCCAACGAGTCATACGCAAACCCGTTCCAGCAGTGGACAACTCAAGACATCCTCGCCCAGATCTCCGGGCGGCCGCTGCTCTATGAGCCGGGTACCAACTGGAATTACGCGCACACCAATTACGTGTTGCTGGGGCTCGCCCTGGAGCGCGCCACCGGTCAGGACATGCCGACACTGCTGGCCAACGAGGTGCTGGGCCCGCTCGGCCTCAAGCACACCGCGAACTCCGAAACGGCCGAAATTCCGTGGCCCGTCTTGCACACGTTCAGCTCAGAGCGGCGCCAATCACTGAAAATCCCTGCGGGAAAACCGTTTTACGAAGAGTCCACCTACTGGAATCCGTCCTGGACGATTACCCATGGCGCCATTGAGACCACCAACATCGACGACATGGAAGCCACTGCCGTCGGGATCGGTTCGGGCAAGCTGCTCTCGGGCGACTCGTACCAAAGGATGGTGTCGACGGCGCTGCGCGGCAAGACACACGCCCAACCGGGCTGCCCGACCTGCTTCGACCAAAGCGAGGGCTACACCTATGGCCTGGGCATCATCGTCTCCGGCGATTGGCTGATGCAGAACCCGTTGTTCTCCGGGTGCGCGGGTGTCGAGGCCTATCTGCCGGCCCGCAAGATCGCGATCGCCGTCGTCGTCACCTACGCCCCGGAAGCATTCGACGACCAGGGCAACTACAGTAATCAGGCCGACATACTGTTCCGCAAGATCGGCGCGGTGATGGCCCCGAACGCGGCCCCACCGATGCCACCGGGGAGATGA
- a CDS encoding PPE domain-containing protein, which produces MKIGETATTASPPPRRSNSGTDTREDPSGPPCAHRHFGPSAFYSDRPTNGLSTRRRAEMMQTLNVEYQELMARADEIAQPLPPIPPTNPSPPCEISFVKDAATQLALNADTMRLYLTSSEREWQRLAKSLRDAAKAYEEVDTDSAAALDKELSDSAETSDSGADRVMSAMCDPNQEFPDAHLIFPPEPPPFEYPYYPVKQAAKEIEAGDQGVAFRAFARDWDAFQRALQQETLYRFRPFLSWTGEARNAVEANFDQQRRWVNSMVALCSELASQANKVANAHKKAAFVTHDFAQDDEHPTTKEIALCDHWYKYYVTNNYNADDAILWYQNLQRQSEESLARYVRNAQLPLPPVIPERAPSAWGFEVPNLGDGEHTDGGKNPFDPNPDDPNNPYGLKDPSAGANLPWTGAPGFPPLPSVPNPGMPSTPTAADTAELSQALKDVKGAGGAGVRPASVGGAGVRIPPLPSTPLQSSTPLQAVPGTGAAAGPAAMSPTPAAGAGRGMPGSGAAMGGGTGGMAPTTPGGQGQQSAGKAKRVQSEDKPLYIEQRKWTEAVLGNRPRRPMPEKAAS; this is translated from the coding sequence GTGAAAATCGGGGAGACGGCTACGACAGCTTCCCCACCCCCGCGGAGAAGCAACAGTGGCACAGACACGCGAGAGGACCCCTCCGGCCCGCCCTGCGCGCATCGCCACTTCGGACCGTCAGCGTTTTACAGCGACCGACCGACCAATGGCTTGAGCACAAGGAGAAGGGCCGAAATGATGCAGACATTGAACGTGGAATACCAGGAACTGATGGCACGCGCCGATGAAATCGCGCAACCGCTGCCGCCGATTCCGCCGACCAACCCATCGCCGCCCTGCGAGATTTCTTTTGTCAAGGATGCCGCCACTCAGCTCGCCCTGAACGCCGACACGATGCGGCTTTACCTCACATCGTCCGAACGGGAATGGCAGCGTCTGGCGAAATCGCTGCGGGACGCGGCCAAAGCGTACGAGGAAGTCGACACCGATTCTGCTGCGGCCCTCGACAAAGAGTTGTCCGATTCGGCGGAGACGTCGGATTCCGGCGCGGATCGCGTGATGTCTGCCATGTGCGATCCGAACCAGGAATTCCCGGACGCCCACCTGATCTTTCCGCCGGAACCGCCGCCCTTCGAATACCCCTACTACCCGGTCAAGCAGGCAGCGAAGGAGATCGAGGCCGGCGACCAGGGTGTCGCATTCCGGGCCTTCGCGCGGGACTGGGATGCGTTCCAGCGGGCGCTTCAGCAGGAGACGCTTTACCGCTTCCGGCCATTTCTTTCCTGGACGGGCGAGGCGCGCAACGCCGTTGAAGCGAACTTCGACCAACAGCGGCGATGGGTGAATTCGATGGTCGCGTTGTGCAGCGAACTTGCCAGCCAGGCGAACAAGGTCGCGAACGCCCATAAAAAAGCCGCCTTCGTCACCCATGATTTTGCCCAAGACGACGAGCACCCCACGACCAAAGAAATAGCGCTCTGTGATCATTGGTACAAGTACTACGTCACGAATAACTACAACGCCGATGACGCAATCCTGTGGTACCAGAACCTGCAGCGCCAATCGGAAGAGTCGTTAGCCCGCTATGTCAGAAATGCGCAATTACCGCTGCCGCCGGTCATTCCGGAGCGGGCGCCCTCGGCCTGGGGTTTTGAGGTCCCCAACCTCGGCGACGGCGAGCACACCGACGGCGGCAAGAACCCGTTCGACCCAAACCCCGACGACCCGAACAACCCTTACGGCCTGAAGGATCCGTCGGCCGGTGCCAACCTGCCGTGGACGGGCGCACCCGGTTTTCCGCCTTTGCCGTCCGTTCCCAACCCGGGCATGCCGTCCACGCCGACGGCAGCGGACACCGCGGAGCTGAGCCAGGCCTTGAAGGACGTGAAAGGGGCCGGCGGCGCGGGGGTAAGGCCGGCGTCGGTCGGTGGTGCCGGCGTTCGGATACCGCCGCTGCCCTCGACGCCGTTGCAGTCGTCGACGCCGTTGCAGGCCGTGCCCGGCACCGGCGCGGCCGCGGGGCCGGCAGCGATGTCACCAACGCCCGCCGCGGGCGCGGGTCGTGGCATGCCCGGCTCGGGCGCCGCGATGGGCGGCGGCACGGGCGGCATGGCACCCACCACGCCCGGCGGTCAGGGACAACAGAGCGCGGGCAAGGCCAAACGCGTGCAGTCGGAGGACAAGCCGCTCTACATCGAGCAGCGGAAATGGACCGAGGCCGTGCTCGGCAATCGTCCCCGCAGGCCCATGCCCGAAAAAGCAGCGTCGTGA
- a CDS encoding DUF3054 domain-containing protein, protein MQRLGWLAYLLSDVVGVLVFCAVGRRSHDEGLNLAGIATTAWPFLSGTLIGWLVSRGWHRPTAVAPTGVIVWACTVAIGMVLRKASSAGVAASFVVVAATVTALLLLGWRAAVGLALRRRSDV, encoded by the coding sequence ATGCAGCGGCTGGGGTGGCTGGCCTACCTTTTGTCAGACGTGGTGGGCGTTTTGGTGTTCTGCGCCGTGGGACGCCGCAGTCACGACGAGGGGCTCAATCTGGCCGGCATCGCGACCACGGCCTGGCCGTTTCTGAGCGGCACCCTGATCGGGTGGTTGGTGTCCCGGGGGTGGCACCGGCCCACCGCCGTCGCACCTACCGGGGTGATCGTCTGGGCCTGCACCGTGGCGATCGGCATGGTGTTGCGCAAAGCCAGCTCAGCCGGCGTGGCCGCCAGTTTCGTCGTGGTCGCGGCGACAGTCACCGCGCTGCTGTTGCTCGGTTGGCGAGCGGCGGTCGGACTAGCGTTGCGGCGCCGCTCCGACGTCTGA
- a CDS encoding TetR family transcriptional regulator — protein sequence MPKKSLTPGPRDERGVLAARITAAARDEFAQHGWAGTTIRAVARGADVDPALVYHYFGSKEGLLDAATNPPQKFLDNVAKVWTTPIDRLGAALITVLLEAWADEEVAPTLRAILQTAAHEPATREKLRRIVEGSLMGVSHLGVDERDRLVRSGLVSSQMLGFALMRYVWKIEPIASMTDDEAIAAVAPNLQHYVEGDLTS from the coding sequence ATGCCGAAGAAATCGCTAACACCGGGGCCCCGAGATGAACGCGGAGTGCTCGCGGCGCGCATCACCGCCGCCGCCCGCGACGAGTTCGCCCAACACGGCTGGGCGGGCACCACGATCCGCGCGGTCGCGCGGGGGGCCGACGTCGATCCCGCGCTGGTCTACCACTACTTCGGATCCAAGGAAGGCCTGTTGGACGCGGCGACCAACCCGCCGCAGAAGTTCCTGGACAACGTGGCCAAGGTGTGGACCACGCCCATCGATCGGCTTGGCGCGGCGCTGATCACCGTCCTGCTGGAAGCGTGGGCCGACGAAGAGGTGGCGCCCACCTTGCGGGCCATCCTGCAGACCGCCGCGCACGAGCCGGCCACTCGCGAGAAGCTGCGGCGGATCGTCGAGGGCAGCCTGATGGGGGTATCACACCTCGGGGTCGACGAACGGGACCGGCTGGTCCGCAGCGGGCTTGTCTCGTCGCAGATGTTGGGATTCGCGCTGATGCGCTATGTCTGGAAGATCGAGCCGATCGCATCGATGACCGACGACGAGGCGATCGCCGCGGTCGCCCCCAATCTGCAGCACTACGTCGAGGGTGACCTGACGTCGTAA
- a CDS encoding CDGP domain-containing protein has protein sequence MKQFVLGATVVALSIGALIASAPPAGAGCQLGGVVISKCDGPVQPDGTWQRCVVFPPAGGRDGSPVYVTNTNCQMLGPDQHPWGVAFNDPPTHIDD, from the coding sequence ATGAAGCAATTTGTCTTGGGCGCAACGGTTGTCGCGCTGTCGATCGGCGCGCTGATCGCCTCGGCGCCACCGGCCGGCGCGGGCTGTCAGTTGGGCGGCGTCGTGATCAGCAAGTGCGACGGACCCGTCCAGCCCGACGGCACCTGGCAACGCTGTGTCGTGTTTCCCCCGGCCGGCGGGCGGGACGGCTCTCCCGTTTACGTCACCAACACGAACTGCCAGATGTTGGGTCCCGACCAGCATCCGTGGGGCGTCGCGTTCAATGACCCGCCGACGCACATCGACGACTAG
- a CDS encoding LLM class flavin-dependent oxidoreductase has product MSGPLHLGVALDGYGWDPQAWRATLTADPNTASQLSGRYWAGLAATAERGLLDFLTIDDTLMPQPGRGERIRAERLAGRGDAVLVAARIAPVTRHIGLIPVATVTHTEPFHISKSIATLDYVSHGRAGWQPRVSSTAHEAALFGRRTVPLDGLSDLFPEAADYVEVVRRLWDSWEDDAMIRDVSTGRYVDIDKLHYIDFSGKFFSVKGPSITPRPPQGQPVVAVLAHQGPVYEFASTSGDLVFITPKDEASLRGILNEVAAADGARLKVYADVLVSFGGAGDPRSDALNFTGSPTELVDLLLDWQRLGIDGARLRPAVNSTDLPVIVDEVVPLLQRAGRFRETYQDGETLRARLGLPVAPNRYTAVRP; this is encoded by the coding sequence ATGAGCGGCCCGCTGCATCTGGGCGTCGCGCTGGACGGATACGGCTGGGACCCGCAGGCATGGCGGGCCACTTTGACGGCTGACCCCAACACCGCGTCGCAGCTGAGCGGACGATACTGGGCCGGGCTTGCGGCCACCGCCGAGCGCGGACTGCTCGACTTCCTCACCATCGACGACACCTTGATGCCGCAGCCGGGCCGCGGCGAGCGGATCCGTGCGGAGCGGCTCGCGGGCCGCGGCGACGCCGTGCTGGTCGCGGCGCGGATCGCACCGGTGACGCGGCACATCGGCCTGATCCCGGTCGCGACGGTGACGCATACGGAGCCGTTCCACATCTCCAAATCCATTGCCACGCTTGACTATGTCTCGCACGGCCGAGCCGGCTGGCAGCCTCGCGTCAGCTCCACCGCGCACGAGGCGGCACTGTTCGGCCGCCGTACTGTCCCCCTGGACGGCTTGTCGGATCTTTTTCCAGAGGCCGCGGACTATGTCGAGGTGGTGCGCCGGTTGTGGGACAGCTGGGAGGACGACGCGATGATCCGCGACGTGTCGACCGGCCGCTACGTCGACATCGACAAGCTGCACTACATCGACTTCAGTGGAAAGTTCTTCTCGGTCAAGGGGCCGTCGATCACGCCCCGCCCGCCACAGGGCCAGCCGGTCGTGGCGGTGCTGGCCCACCAGGGACCGGTCTACGAATTCGCTTCTACTAGTGGTGATCTCGTGTTCATCACGCCAAAGGACGAGGCATCGCTGCGCGGCATCCTGAACGAGGTGGCCGCCGCCGACGGCGCGCGGCTGAAGGTCTATGCCGACGTCCTGGTGTCCTTTGGCGGTGCGGGCGACCCCCGCTCGGATGCGCTCAACTTCACCGGCAGCCCAACGGAATTGGTGGACCTGCTGCTCGATTGGCAGCGCCTCGGCATCGACGGCGCGCGGTTGCGACCCGCCGTCAACTCCACCGATTTGCCGGTGATCGTCGACGAGGTGGTTCCGTTGTTGCAGCGTGCCGGCCGCTTCCGGGAGACCTATCAGGACGGCGAAACGCTGCGAGCCCGGCTCGGCCTGCCGGTCGCGCCCAACCGGTACACGGCGGTCCGGCCATGA
- a CDS encoding GNAT family N-acetyltransferase: MSKTQLRFVPAALDDALAQPLLAELAVEYAQRYDSTPPTVLAWLKDNPADEFAPPDGGMLIGLLDGRPVTGGGFRRFDAETAELKRIWTDREHRRRGYAMALLAELEAAIAGRGYRRVYLMTGNRQPEAEELYQATGYVRLDEPLPSEGPVFPIAFEKWLT, encoded by the coding sequence ATGTCGAAGACCCAGCTTCGGTTTGTGCCGGCCGCGTTGGACGACGCGTTGGCGCAGCCACTGCTGGCCGAGCTGGCCGTCGAATACGCGCAGCGCTACGACAGCACACCACCAACGGTGTTGGCGTGGCTCAAGGACAACCCCGCCGACGAGTTCGCGCCACCGGACGGGGGTATGTTGATCGGCCTATTGGATGGTCGCCCGGTGACCGGCGGCGGGTTTCGCCGGTTCGACGCCGAGACGGCCGAGCTCAAGAGAATCTGGACCGACCGCGAGCATCGCCGCCGCGGCTACGCGATGGCGCTGCTGGCCGAGCTGGAAGCCGCGATCGCCGGGCGCGGCTACCGAAGGGTCTATCTGATGACCGGCAACCGTCAGCCCGAGGCCGAGGAGCTGTATCAGGCCACCGGATACGTCCGGTTGGACGAGCCGTTGCCGTCCGAAGGTCCGGTCTTCCCGATCGCTTTCGAGAAGTGGCTGACATGA
- a CDS encoding class I SAM-dependent methyltransferase — MARTDDDTWGPDSGVGITATFGAVARALATTKGLVNDPFAEPLVRAAGVQYFTRMLDDQRYVEDGGDNAIMTGLITLLGAHTRFLDEFLAEAGRAGIAQVVILGSGLDTRPYRLWWPPGTTVYEIDQPDVIDFKTAVLRRLDAELTAHRRAVGVDLRGDWLTALHRSGFDAARPTAWIAETLLIGFLPPDGQSRLLDDVCAVSAPGSRFAGDHLPTWSSFQLEAAQTFVDTWRQFGLDVELAALAYPGEYRAVPQYLADQGWQTRNVADLFSAIGMGTRWRGTPDDNAITPRYVTATRLAGTGTRRAWNASA, encoded by the coding sequence ATGGCACGGACCGACGACGACACGTGGGGTCCCGACAGCGGGGTCGGAATCACCGCGACGTTCGGTGCGGTCGCGCGCGCACTGGCCACCACGAAGGGTCTGGTCAACGACCCGTTCGCCGAGCCGTTGGTGCGCGCCGCGGGGGTGCAGTACTTCACCCGGATGCTCGACGATCAGCGGTACGTCGAAGACGGCGGCGACAACGCGATCATGACCGGGCTCATCACCCTGCTGGGCGCGCACACCCGATTCCTGGATGAATTCCTCGCCGAGGCCGGACGGGCGGGCATTGCCCAGGTCGTGATCCTGGGCTCGGGCCTGGACACCCGGCCGTATCGGCTCTGGTGGCCACCCGGGACCACGGTGTACGAGATCGATCAGCCCGACGTCATCGACTTCAAGACAGCCGTGCTGCGCCGGCTGGATGCCGAATTGACCGCGCACCGCAGGGCGGTCGGCGTCGACCTGCGTGGCGACTGGCTGACGGCGCTGCACCGGTCGGGGTTCGATGCCGCCCGACCCACCGCGTGGATCGCCGAGACGTTGCTGATCGGGTTCCTGCCTCCCGACGGGCAGAGCCGGTTGCTCGACGATGTCTGCGCCGTCAGTGCGCCCGGCAGCCGCTTCGCCGGCGACCACCTGCCCACCTGGTCCTCCTTCCAGCTGGAGGCCGCACAGACGTTCGTCGACACCTGGCGACAATTCGGCCTCGACGTCGAGCTGGCCGCACTGGCCTACCCCGGCGAATATCGCGCAGTCCCGCAGTATCTGGCCGACCAAGGCTGGCAGACACGAAATGTCGCCGATTTGTTCAGTGCGATTGGAATGGGCACCCGCTGGCGCGGCACCCCCGATGACAACGCGATTACGCCTCGATACGTCACCGCCACACGATTAGCCGGGACCGGGACAAGACGGGCCTGGAATGCATCGGCCTGA
- a CDS encoding acyl-CoA dehydrogenase, whose amino-acid sequence MSTHKTPAPPAFDREDPLGLDASLSSDEIAVRDTVAKFCAEHVIPYIAEWFEIGDLPVRQLGKQFGELGLLGMHLEGYGCGGSSSVHYGLACTELEAADSGVRSMVSVQGSLAMFAIWNFGSEEQKQQWLPGMAAGELLGCFGLTEPDAGSDPAAMKTRARRDGSDWVLNGRKMWITNGSVADVAVVWANTDDDGRRGIRGFLVPTRTAGFTANTIHHKLSLRASITSELVLDDVRLPADAMLPDAKGLRGPLSCLSEARYGIIWGSMGAARTAWQAALEYATHRTQFGRPIAGFQLTQAKLVDMAVELHKGQLLSLHLGRLKDSVGLRPEQVSFGKLNNTREAIKICRTARTILGGNGISLEFPVIRHMVNLESVLTYEGTPEMHQLVLGQAFTGSDAFR is encoded by the coding sequence ATGAGCACACACAAAACTCCTGCGCCTCCCGCGTTCGACCGAGAAGACCCGCTGGGCCTGGACGCGTCGCTATCCAGCGATGAGATCGCGGTGCGCGACACGGTCGCGAAATTCTGCGCCGAGCATGTCATCCCGTACATCGCGGAGTGGTTTGAGATCGGCGACCTGCCGGTGCGCCAACTAGGCAAGCAGTTCGGCGAGCTCGGGCTGCTCGGTATGCACTTGGAGGGCTACGGATGCGGCGGTTCCTCGTCGGTGCACTACGGCCTGGCGTGTACCGAGCTGGAGGCCGCCGACTCCGGGGTGCGGTCGATGGTCTCGGTGCAGGGATCGCTGGCGATGTTCGCGATCTGGAACTTCGGCTCCGAGGAACAAAAGCAGCAGTGGCTTCCCGGTATGGCCGCCGGTGAGCTGCTCGGCTGCTTCGGGCTCACCGAACCCGATGCCGGATCCGATCCAGCGGCGATGAAAACCCGTGCGCGACGGGATGGTTCGGACTGGGTGCTCAACGGTCGCAAGATGTGGATCACCAACGGTTCGGTCGCCGACGTCGCGGTGGTGTGGGCCAACACTGACGACGACGGCCGCCGCGGCATTCGGGGATTCCTGGTGCCCACCCGCACCGCGGGCTTCACCGCCAACACGATTCATCACAAGCTGTCGCTGCGGGCCTCGATCACCAGCGAGCTGGTGCTCGACGACGTGCGGCTGCCCGCCGACGCGATGCTGCCCGACGCCAAGGGGTTGCGCGGGCCGCTGTCCTGCCTGTCCGAGGCGCGCTACGGCATCATCTGGGGGTCGATGGGCGCGGCGCGCACGGCGTGGCAGGCCGCGCTCGAATACGCCACCCACCGCACCCAGTTCGGCCGGCCGATCGCGGGATTCCAGTTGACCCAGGCCAAACTCGTCGACATGGCCGTCGAATTGCACAAGGGACAGCTGCTCTCGCTGCACCTGGGCCGGCTCAAGGACAGCGTCGGGTTGCGCCCCGAACAGGTCAGCTTCGGCAAGCTGAACAACACCCGTGAGGCCATCAAGATCTGCCGGACGGCCCGAACCATCTTGGGCGGCAACGGAATATCACTGGAATTCCCGGTGATCCGGCACATGGTCAACCTGGAGTCGGTACTGACCTACGAAGGCACGCCCGAGATGCACCAGCTGGTGCTCGGCCAGGCATTCACCGGTAGCGACGCCTTCCGCTGA
- a CDS encoding LLM class flavin-dependent oxidoreductase, with amino-acid sequence MNVALSILDLSPISAGSDAATALHNTIELAQRAEAWGFRRYWVAEHHFVGVASAAPAVLIGQIAAATNSIRVGAAAVQLGYTTAVAVVESFGMLEAFYPGRIDLGIGRSGQRRLKGQQPKKPKEPRPPRVWHEVDGVVVPTPFDLRGLLDLEQLQATMGILQQPQALSPDFAEQVDDILALLEGTYHVGKFDVHAVPGERSGLRPWVFGSTRGQSARVAGARGLPFVASYHITPATALEAIEAYRDTFVPSAALENPYVVVSADVVVADDSDTARHLAADYGHWVYSIRSGVGAMPYPEPGSYPPLTEEQFDLVKDRLATQFVGNPDEVAERLEALQRVTGADELVITSVTHRHEDRLRSHELIAKRWGLTE; translated from the coding sequence ATGAACGTTGCGCTGTCCATCCTCGACCTCTCGCCGATCAGCGCCGGAAGCGACGCGGCGACGGCGCTGCACAACACCATCGAACTGGCCCAACGTGCCGAAGCGTGGGGCTTTCGCCGCTACTGGGTGGCCGAACATCACTTCGTCGGTGTCGCCAGTGCGGCACCCGCTGTGTTGATCGGGCAAATTGCGGCTGCTACCAACAGCATTCGGGTTGGCGCCGCGGCAGTGCAATTGGGCTATACCACCGCCGTCGCGGTGGTGGAAAGCTTCGGCATGCTGGAAGCCTTTTATCCCGGACGCATCGATCTCGGTATCGGCCGGTCCGGACAGCGCCGCTTGAAAGGCCAGCAGCCGAAGAAGCCGAAGGAACCCCGTCCGCCGCGGGTGTGGCACGAGGTGGATGGCGTCGTCGTTCCGACCCCCTTCGACCTGCGGGGGTTGCTCGACCTCGAACAGTTGCAAGCCACGATGGGGATCCTGCAGCAGCCGCAGGCCCTATCCCCGGACTTCGCCGAACAGGTGGACGACATTCTCGCCCTGCTCGAAGGCACCTACCACGTCGGTAAGTTCGACGTGCATGCCGTGCCCGGCGAACGAAGCGGATTGCGGCCGTGGGTCTTCGGCAGCACCCGGGGACAAAGCGCACGGGTGGCAGGTGCCCGGGGGCTGCCGTTCGTCGCGAGCTATCACATCACGCCGGCCACCGCGCTGGAGGCGATCGAGGCCTACCGCGACACGTTCGTGCCGTCGGCGGCGTTGGAGAATCCGTACGTGGTGGTGTCGGCAGACGTCGTGGTGGCCGACGACTCCGATACCGCCCGGCACCTGGCCGCCGACTACGGCCATTGGGTGTACTCGATCCGCAGCGGCGTAGGTGCCATGCCTTATCCCGAGCCCGGCAGCTACCCACCCCTGACCGAGGAACAGTTTGACCTCGTAAAGGACCGATTGGCAACGCAATTCGTCGGAAACCCGGACGAAGTGGCGGAGCGGCTGGAGGCGCTGCAACGGGTCACCGGCGCTGACGAACTCGTGATCACCTCGGTGACGCACCGGCACGAGGACCGGCTGCGATCACACGAGCTGATCGCCAAACGCTGGGGTCTGACGGAATGA